A window of the Henckelia pumila isolate YLH828 chromosome 3, ASM3356847v2, whole genome shotgun sequence genome harbors these coding sequences:
- the LOC140888965 gene encoding uncharacterized protein: protein MKDVMLRKSEEFETVKLTEECNAILQKKLLQKLKDPWSFTIPCIIGGATVNKELCDLCASINLMSLSIFRALELGEVKPTMITLQLADCFVAYPHGIVEDMLVKVNKFIFPSDFVVLDMEENQVVPLILGRPFLATGRALIDVQESELTLQVGGEAVTFNIYKTMNYQDEVRACNRIDLFDSSVKNFGVGIELKKGRDTKGENKVKKKAKFKMIFKYAWLEGEREEQHLQ from the coding sequence atgaaggatgtGATGTTGAGGAAGAGTGAGGAATTTGAGACGGTGAAGTTGACTGAAGAGTGCAACGCCATCTTACAAAAGAAACTActacaaaaattaaaagatccaTGGAGTTTCACTATTCCTTGTATTATTGGTGGTGCGACTGTTAATAaagaattatgtgatttatgtgcaagtattaatttaatgtctttaTCTATTTTTAGGGCCTTGGagcttggtgaggtgaagccgaCCATGATCACTCTGCAGTTGGCGGATTGTTTTGTTGCTTATCCTCATGGCATTGTTGAGGATATGTTGGTAAAggtaaataaatttatttttccttctGATTTTGTAGTGCTTGACATGGAGGAAAATCAAGTTGTCCCTCTAATTCTGGGAAGACCATTCTTGGCAACTGGAAGAGCGTTGATTGATGTACAAGAGAGTGAATTAACTCTACAAGTTGGTGGTGAAGCAGTtacttttaatatttataagacCATGAATTACCAAGATGAGGTACGTGCTTGTAATCgcattgatttatttgattcttCTGTGAAAAATTTTGGTGTAGGAATAGAGTTGAAGAAAGGGCGAGATACGAAGGGGGAAAATAAGGTGAAAAAGAAAGCCAAGTTCAAGATGATTTTTAAGTATGCATGGTTGGAGGGTGAAAGAGAGGAACAACATCTCCAATAA